The segment GAGTCATTGCAGCTCTCATTTGATATTTGTCCCCAACAGCGAGACCGTCTGCTGCTAAATTTCCGGACGTAGTGAGAGCATTTCCGCTCCAAACTGTTACTTCTTCAATGGCTCCATTGAGCTCAGCATCTGCAGCATCTGTAATTTCCAGAATATAGGTTTTTCCTGCGGTCAATGCTGTTCCAAAATCTACATTGGTATCAGTCAGCGTAGCTCCCGATACTCCTGTAAAGCTTCCTGCGACTGAAATCGACTCATGCAGAGTCAATCCGATCAGGTTAAACTGGCCCGCTTTCAGGGTGTGGGTGACGAAACCGGAAGGCTTGGTGTAAGCCGTGGTTTGGGCGAAAAGCCCGGATGTTCCAAGCAGCATCGCTGCCATGGTAATAATCGTGGTGTTTTTCATGTACTTGTCTAGGTTGTTGATTGAATGCGACAGGACGAAACCTCGCTGCCTGTCTCCCCCGCTGCACCCGATCCAGAGCCTCACTCTAATGATAAAAATAGAGATCACCCCAAAAAGCACGCAATGAGTAGACAGCCTAAGCTGTCGATTGGAGATAAACTGCCTATGCCCCAAGCTGATGTCAACTTAGAAAGTCAGAAAAAATCAGTGCTTCAGAGGGGCGAAATCAATGAAAATAAGGGGCATACGGGGCTTTCCCCCTATTTTTTATTACGCATCCATTACGCACCACAGAGCATCCCGGGTTCGCTCACTGAAACTCACTCCCAGTGGCTGATGGCCCTCAGCCCGTCGAGTCGCTCCTGGATTTGCGACTCCGTCACGGTTTCGAGTCGGCGGGTCGAGAAATCCTGACAAGTGAAACTGGCAACGACGGATCCCTGGACAACGGCATCCCGGATCTGGTCAAAGCTGAAGCTTGAGCCCCCCAGTGATGCCAGATAACCGGCCATGGCACCGAGGAAAGTGTCCCCGGCCCCCGTAGGATCAACAATTTCGCGCAATGGCCAGGCATGAAAACGGAAAATGGCATCATCCGGACCAAAAAGAATCGCTCCAAATTCGCCCAGTTTGATCACGACGTAGCGCGGCCCCTTGGCCAACAACTTTTCGCCGGCAACAATCAAATTGCTATCACCCGCCAGTTCGCGCGCTTCGGACTCATTAATCACGAGGAGGTCAATCCTTTGCAGCACTTCATGCAAGCGCTCATTGGCAATTTCGATCCAAAGGTCCATGGTGTCAGCCACCACAAAGGCGTGCTCCGCTGCACACTGGTCGAGCATTTGGATTTGGTTGTCCGGCGACATATTGGCTGGAACCACGATCCGAGCATCTGCAATTGCGCCAGGGACCTTGACATCCCAGCTTTCGAGCACATTGAGTCCCACCCGGTGCGTGGTCCGCTCGTTCATGTTCTCATGATATTCTCCGGTCCAGGTAAAGGAGGCCCCCTCGGAACGTTCCACTCCGGTCAGCGTCACACCGTGCCCCTCGAGCATAGCAAGATGATGTTCGGGAAAATCGTGCCCAACCACTCCGACCAGATGCACTGGTGAAGTGTAATAGGTGGCGGCAAGCGCGGCGTAGGCAGCGGAGCCTCCAAGCAGGTTTTCAGCTTCTGCGGAAGGTGTGGAAATATGGTCGATGGCGATGGTACCGCCGATTAAAATAGACATAGGAAATGAGGAATAATGGGTTCAGAATTAGCAGGTTAAAAACAGAAATGGGATGAGCGCTATCCTAGCGGTAGGGAGGATTGGCCCCCAATCCTCCGCTCGTGGTCACTCTTTATGGGGTTTCATGGGATTGACGGCAGCTCAGGCTGGCAACTTAAGGCGAAGCTCACGTGTCGCAGCAGCCACATCAGCAGCTTGGAGCAGCGCGGAGACTATGACCACGCGTCGGGCACCGGAAGCAAGCACCAATTCAAGATTTTCCGCTTTGACTCCACCGATACAGAATACGGGAATCCGCGAACCGACCGATTGCTCGACCCGGTC is part of the Oceaniferula marina genome and harbors:
- a CDS encoding PfkB family carbohydrate kinase encodes the protein MSILIGGTIAIDHISTPSAEAENLLGGSAAYAALAATYYTSPVHLVGVVGHDFPEHHLAMLEGHGVTLTGVERSEGASFTWTGEYHENMNERTTHRVGLNVLESWDVKVPGAIADARIVVPANMSPDNQIQMLDQCAAEHAFVVADTMDLWIEIANERLHEVLQRIDLLVINESEARELAGDSNLIVAGEKLLAKGPRYVVIKLGEFGAILFGPDDAIFRFHAWPLREIVDPTGAGDTFLGAMAGYLASLGGSSFSFDQIRDAVVQGSVVASFTCQDFSTRRLETVTESQIQERLDGLRAISHWE